The Pelagibacterium halotolerans B2 genome has a segment encoding these proteins:
- a CDS encoding 5-formyltetrahydrofolate cyclo-ligase: MTDSEAQLEEQKAKLRQEALARREAVPQADRADAAKMAADAFLEGVPLHSDQSVALYWPIRDEIDCKPLLTRLMDSGQKVALPVVTGEDEPLELRLWEDGQPLYPSGFGTLAPAETAPIITPDIVVIPLLAFDKLGTRLGYGKGYYDRTLGALGKKPLLVGYAFSAQELDFIPRLDPALPLDLLVTETGLRRFEGA, from the coding sequence TTGACCGATAGCGAAGCCCAGCTTGAAGAGCAAAAGGCCAAACTTCGGCAAGAGGCCCTGGCCCGCCGGGAGGCCGTCCCGCAGGCCGATCGCGCCGATGCGGCTAAAATGGCCGCAGATGCCTTTTTGGAAGGCGTGCCGCTGCATTCGGACCAGAGCGTCGCGCTCTACTGGCCGATCCGTGACGAGATCGACTGCAAGCCGCTTCTGACCCGGCTCATGGATTCGGGCCAGAAAGTCGCCCTGCCTGTGGTGACCGGCGAGGACGAACCGCTCGAACTGCGGCTCTGGGAAGACGGCCAGCCGCTTTATCCCTCCGGGTTCGGCACGCTCGCACCGGCCGAGACCGCACCCATCATCACTCCCGATATTGTGGTCATTCCGCTTCTGGCCTTCGACAAGCTGGGCACCCGGCTGGGCTATGGCAAGGGCTATTACGACAGGACACTTGGCGCGCTGGGCAAAAAACCGCTGCTTGTCGGTTATGCGTTTTCGGCCCAGGAACTCGATTTCATTCCGCGGCTCGATCCCGCCCTGCCGCTCGACCTGCTGGTCACCGAGACCGGCCTGCGCCGTTTCGAGGGCGCATGA
- a CDS encoding GGDEF domain-containing protein, translated as MAREFRLPRQAWAGIVRRTLGHMLVAVAISVVMSYIILEIFSQGIGEIGLIVAIIAPLALGGPMVLYMSVRQVELQLAYDRLEAAAARDSLTDCLNHGAFVDAVSVALRDEQSGGGALLVIDADHFKSINDRYGHASGDTALKLIVAAIRSSVGPDDIIGRLGGEEFGVFLPAAGAEQAQQTAETIRQSVQTIEFGSGAGAHILSVSIGGAITAEPAEFGAIFRSADEQLYKVKETGRNAVSLVVLLPRPAAPTAVKESTGLVYRGQEVKRSA; from the coding sequence ATGGCACGAGAATTCAGACTGCCCCGGCAGGCCTGGGCCGGCATCGTTCGACGCACGCTCGGCCACATGCTGGTCGCCGTCGCCATTTCGGTTGTGATGAGCTACATCATCCTCGAAATCTTCTCGCAGGGTATCGGCGAAATCGGCCTGATCGTCGCCATTATCGCGCCCCTCGCACTTGGCGGTCCGATGGTGCTCTACATGTCCGTACGCCAGGTCGAACTGCAGCTCGCCTATGACAGGCTTGAAGCGGCCGCCGCGCGCGACAGCCTGACCGATTGCCTCAACCATGGGGCATTTGTCGATGCGGTCAGCGTGGCGCTGCGCGACGAGCAGTCCGGGGGCGGCGCGCTGCTTGTCATCGATGCCGACCACTTCAAATCGATCAATGACCGCTACGGCCATGCAAGCGGCGACACCGCGCTCAAGCTCATCGTGGCGGCCATCCGCTCGTCCGTCGGACCTGACGACATCATTGGCCGGCTGGGCGGCGAGGAATTCGGCGTCTTTCTTCCGGCAGCGGGCGCCGAGCAGGCGCAGCAGACCGCTGAAACCATACGCCAATCGGTCCAGACGATCGAATTCGGCTCCGGGGCCGGAGCTCACATCCTGTCCGTGAGCATAGGCGGCGCCATTACCGCCGAACCAGCCGAATTCGGCGCCATCTTCCGCAGCGCCGACGAGCAACTCTACAAGGTCAAGGAAACCGGACGCAACGCCGTCAGTCTCGTTGTGCTGCTGCCCCGCCCCGCAGCGCCCACCGCGGTCAAGGAGTCGACCGGGCTGGTCTATCGCGGACAGGAAGTCAAACGCAGCGCATGA
- a CDS encoding CHRD domain-containing protein has product MKIAPVLGAGIAALMLAAAPAYAEMSNFTADLTAEAAGAADSTATGSLEASYDSDTMEFSWTATYDGLTGPATAAHFHGPAAEGEDAGPVVPIDGDLASPIEGSATLTEEQVTQLMDGLWYLNIHTEQYPGGEIRGQVMEADAM; this is encoded by the coding sequence ATGAAGATCGCACCCGTCCTTGGTGCCGGCATTGCCGCATTGATGCTCGCAGCCGCACCGGCATACGCCGAAATGAGCAATTTCACCGCCGATCTCACCGCCGAGGCGGCCGGAGCCGCTGACTCCACCGCCACCGGCTCGCTCGAAGCGAGCTATGATTCCGACACGATGGAATTTAGCTGGACGGCGACCTATGACGGACTGACCGGCCCGGCGACGGCCGCCCACTTCCACGGCCCGGCCGCCGAGGGCGAGGATGCCGGCCCTGTGGTGCCGATCGACGGTGACCTTGCCAGCCCCATCGAAGGCAGTGCCACATTGACCGAAGAACAGGTCACCCAGCTCATGGACGGTTTGTGGTATCTCAATATCCACACCGAACAGTACCCCGGCGGCGAAATCCGCGGGCAGGTGATGGAGGCCGACGCCATGTAA
- a CDS encoding MOSC domain-containing protein, giving the protein MSPAASNRLPPLSMRRGRSPRATREFDRLGRRRALRARAQFFQNDRYVHRHYRRARRCRRCPCGQDGQAPLPLAVDPDQPNLRQVHLVASELLDEVNEQGFEVAPGALGENITTRGIDLIGLPRGTVLAIGDVRLSVTGLRNPCSQIEKFRPGLLKLMVGKREDGTPLLRTGIMTIAVSGGSVRAGDTIEISLPAEPHSRLERV; this is encoded by the coding sequence ATGTCGCCCGCCGCATCGAATCGATTGCCACCGCTGTCGATGCGGCGGGGCAGGAGCCCCAGGGCAACTCGTGAGTTCGACCGGCTCGGTCGTCGGCGTGCATTGCGCGCGCGGGCACAATTTTTCCAAAACGACCGCTATGTTCATAGACATTATCGCCGGGCTCGGCGTTGCCGGCGATGCCCATGCGGGCAAGACGGTCAAGCACCGCTCCCGCTGGCCGTCGATCCGGACCAGCCCAATCTGCGCCAGGTCCATCTGGTCGCGTCTGAACTGCTCGACGAGGTCAATGAACAAGGGTTCGAGGTGGCGCCCGGCGCGTTGGGCGAAAACATCACGACCAGGGGCATCGATCTGATCGGCCTGCCACGCGGCACCGTTCTCGCCATCGGCGATGTCCGCCTGAGCGTCACCGGGCTGCGCAATCCCTGCTCGCAGATCGAAAAATTCCGGCCAGGCCTTTTAAAGCTGATGGTGGGAAAGCGCGAGGACGGCACACCGTTGCTGCGCACCGGCATCATGACCATCGCTGTGTCGGGCGGTTCGGTCAGGGCGGGAGACACAATCGAAATCTCCCTGCCCGCCGAGCCCCATAGCCGGCTCGAACGCGTTTAG
- the ruvA gene encoding Holliday junction branch migration protein RuvA — protein MIGKLKGIVETLGDDTALIDVNGVCYEAHCSGRTLQALPRVGEAAVLFIEMIVREDMIRLYGFATEGEKSWFRLLMTVQGVGSRVALGILSILSPSDLSSAIALQDKAMVGRASGVGPKLAQRIVSELKGKVPAGVSIDAGAMGLQTALVEGNASGNVSDAVSALVNLGYGQAQASSALARVVAKEGEDTPTEKLIRLGLRELSS, from the coding sequence ATGATCGGTAAACTCAAGGGCATCGTCGAAACGCTCGGGGACGACACCGCGCTGATCGACGTCAACGGCGTGTGTTACGAGGCTCATTGTTCGGGGCGCACGTTGCAGGCTTTGCCGCGCGTTGGTGAAGCGGCCGTGCTGTTTATCGAAATGATTGTGCGCGAGGACATGATCCGGCTCTACGGCTTTGCCACCGAGGGCGAAAAGAGCTGGTTTAGACTGTTGATGACCGTCCAGGGCGTGGGCTCGCGCGTCGCGCTGGGCATTCTTTCGATCCTTTCACCCTCCGATCTGTCCTCTGCCATCGCGCTGCAGGACAAGGCCATGGTGGGCCGCGCGTCGGGGGTCGGCCCCAAGCTGGCCCAGCGCATCGTCTCCGAACTCAAGGGCAAGGTTCCCGCTGGCGTATCCATCGATGCCGGAGCGATGGGCCTTCAGACCGCGCTGGTCGAGGGCAACGCTTCGGGCAATGTTTCGGACGCCGTCTCGGCGCTGGTCAATCTGGGCTACGGGCAGGCGCAGGCATCGAGCGCGCTGGCACGGGTGGTGGCGAAAGAGGGCGAGGACACGCCCACCGAAAAGCTCATCCGGCTGGGGTTGCGGGAACTATCCTCGTGA
- a CDS encoding DUF4164 family protein, whose translation MTSPSTGESFTTAIERLDRALNRLDTSVRSLTGRLRSSSQLQADSQRLAGELDRATARADKLDEAAEIVSKRIEEAMTSVRSVLEEGDARG comes from the coding sequence GTGACATCGCCATCGACCGGAGAGAGCTTTACCACCGCCATCGAACGGCTCGACCGCGCGCTCAACCGGCTCGATACCTCCGTCCGTTCCCTGACAGGGCGGTTGCGGTCGTCCTCCCAGCTTCAGGCCGACAGCCAGCGCCTGGCCGGCGAACTCGACCGCGCCACGGCGCGGGCCGACAAGCTCGACGAGGCTGCCGAAATCGTTTCGAAGCGGATCGAGGAGGCGATGACCAGCGTACGCTCGGTGCTCGAAGAAGGAGATGCCCGTGGCTGA
- the ruvB gene encoding Holliday junction branch migration DNA helicase RuvB, with protein MTDLTNAAEGRDDSLDVSLRPSGFSEFIGQEAARANLQVFIEAARQRQAALDHVLFVGPPGLGKTTLAQIISRELGVGFRATSGPVIAKAGDLAALLTNLEERDVLFIDEIHRLNPAVEEILYPAMEDFQLDLIIGEGPAARSVRIDLAKFTLVGATTRAGLLTTPLRDRFGIPVRLNFYTPEELVKIVERGARLMGMAMTSDGALEVARRSRGTPRIAGRLLRRVTDFALVEGATEIDRKVADKALLRLDVDAKGLDQLDRRYLKTIAEFYGGGPVGIETISAALSEPRDAIEEIVEPYLIQQGFIQRTPRGRMMTALSFQHMGYAVPQGFAGLQASLFEDEGETE; from the coding sequence ATGACCGATCTCACCAATGCCGCCGAAGGCCGCGACGACAGTCTCGACGTTTCCCTGCGCCCCTCGGGTTTTTCCGAGTTTATCGGGCAGGAGGCGGCGCGGGCCAATCTGCAGGTGTTTATCGAAGCGGCGCGGCAGCGTCAGGCGGCGCTCGATCATGTGTTGTTCGTCGGCCCGCCGGGGCTGGGCAAGACCACGCTCGCCCAGATCATTTCGCGCGAGCTTGGTGTGGGCTTTCGCGCCACGTCCGGGCCGGTTATCGCCAAGGCAGGCGATCTGGCCGCGCTTTTGACCAATCTCGAAGAGCGCGATGTGCTGTTCATCGACGAGATCCATCGCCTCAATCCGGCGGTCGAGGAAATTCTCTATCCGGCGATGGAGGATTTCCAACTCGATCTGATCATCGGGGAGGGTCCGGCGGCGCGTTCGGTGCGCATCGATCTGGCCAAGTTCACGCTGGTGGGCGCCACGACCCGCGCCGGTCTTTTGACCACCCCATTGCGCGACCGGTTCGGCATTCCGGTGCGATTGAATTTTTATACGCCCGAGGAACTGGTCAAGATCGTCGAGCGCGGCGCGCGGCTGATGGGGATGGCGATGACCTCGGACGGCGCTCTGGAAGTGGCCCGGCGCTCGCGCGGAACGCCGCGCATTGCGGGGCGTCTCTTGCGTCGGGTCACCGATTTTGCACTCGTCGAGGGCGCGACCGAGATCGACCGCAAGGTCGCCGACAAGGCGCTGCTGCGCCTCGATGTCGATGCGAAAGGGCTCGACCAGCTCGACCGGCGCTATCTCAAGACCATCGCCGAATTCTATGGCGGCGGGCCGGTGGGCATCGAAACCATTTCCGCAGCGCTCAGCGAACCGCGCGATGCCATCGAGGAAATCGTCGAGCCTTATCTTATCCAGCAGGGTTTCATCCAACGCACCCCGCGCGGGCGCATGATGACGGCGCTCTCGTTCCAGCACATGGGCTATGCCGTCCCGCAGGGTTTTGCCGGCTTGCAGGCCAGTCTTTTCGAGGATGAGGGAGAGACCGAGTGA
- a CDS encoding YbgC/FadM family acyl-CoA thioesterase — protein sequence MTVFGGEFGSDGVYRFPVRVYFEDTDFSTNVYHAAYLKFFERARTEFLRALGIHHFELIAGGQAFAIREMTISYDSPAHIDDLLEIATEMTEVGRARMVLRQTLVRDGEIICRAGVVAVLLNEKGRPVRLPARLRGLLDRD from the coding sequence GTGACAGTGTTTGGCGGAGAATTCGGCTCCGATGGCGTTTATCGGTTTCCGGTGCGCGTTTATTTCGAAGACACCGATTTCTCCACCAATGTCTATCACGCCGCCTATCTGAAGTTCTTCGAGCGGGCGCGGACGGAATTTCTGCGTGCCCTCGGCATCCATCACTTCGAATTGATCGCGGGGGGCCAGGCGTTCGCCATACGGGAAATGACCATTTCCTACGACAGCCCCGCCCATATCGACGATCTGCTCGAGATTGCAACGGAAATGACCGAGGTTGGGCGGGCGCGGATGGTGCTCCGGCAAACCTTGGTGCGCGATGGAGAAATCATCTGCCGTGCCGGTGTTGTGGCCGTGCTGCTCAACGAGAAGGGGCGTCCGGTGCGGCTGCCGGCTCGCCTGCGCGGCCTGCTTGATCGCGATTGA
- a CDS encoding TIGR00282 family metallophosphoesterase, protein MRLLFLGDVMGRAGRDVVAERLPALIERCRFDFVIVNGENASHGRGITEAHYEVLRDAGADVVTLGDHAFDQRELMTAIERHDTLIRPINFPPGAPGRGATMITGRNGHQVLVVNALGRVFMPPMDDPFRAVDNAIARCPLGEQADAIVVDFHAEATSEMQGMGHYLDGRVSLVVGTHTHIPTSDHRILRGGTGLMSDAGMCGDYDSVIGMEPEEPLNRFITGLATARFTPSEGEATLCGVAIETDRAGLCTQIQPVRIGGSLSQAVPQF, encoded by the coding sequence ATGAGGCTTTTGTTTCTGGGCGATGTGATGGGCCGGGCCGGGCGCGATGTGGTGGCCGAGCGGCTCCCCGCTTTGATCGAGCGCTGCCGGTTCGATTTCGTCATCGTCAATGGCGAGAACGCCAGCCATGGGCGCGGCATCACCGAGGCCCATTACGAAGTGTTGCGCGACGCGGGCGCCGATGTTGTGACGCTGGGCGATCATGCGTTCGACCAGCGCGAATTGATGACCGCCATCGAGCGCCACGATACGCTCATTCGTCCGATCAATTTCCCCCCCGGAGCGCCGGGGCGCGGCGCCACCATGATCACCGGTCGCAATGGCCATCAGGTGCTTGTGGTCAATGCGCTGGGCCGGGTGTTCATGCCGCCGATGGACGATCCGTTCCGGGCGGTGGACAACGCCATTGCGCGCTGCCCGCTGGGTGAGCAGGCCGATGCCATCGTCGTCGACTTCCACGCCGAAGCCACCTCGGAAATGCAGGGCATGGGCCATTATCTCGATGGCCGGGTTTCGCTCGTGGTGGGCACTCATACCCATATCCCGACCTCCGATCACCGCATCCTGCGCGGCGGAACGGGCCTGATGAGCGATGCCGGCATGTGCGGGGACTATGACAGCGTGATCGGCATGGAGCCCGAAGAGCCGCTCAATCGGTTCATCACGGGGTTGGCCACGGCGCGGTTCACGCCTTCGGAGGGCGAGGCCACGCTTTGCGGGGTGGCGATCGAGACCGATCGGGCCGGCCTGTGTACGCAGATCCAGCCGGTGCGCATCGGGGGATCGCTCTCGCAGGCCGTGCCGCAATTCTGA
- a CDS encoding DinB family protein, with product MITPEYARTMARYNAELNRRIYGAALRLSDEQRRSDQGAFWKSIHATLSHLYWADRIWLSRFGAAKPPEVPITSSGAMIEDFDILWAQRQELDTVLIEWADAMTPDEIAGDLSWRSGATGRDMTKPRALLIMQIFNHQTHHRGQVHALITRFGEKTGDTDLPFVLP from the coding sequence ATGATCACACCGGAATACGCGCGCACCATGGCCCGCTACAATGCCGAGCTCAACCGCCGAATCTACGGGGCGGCACTGCGGCTTTCCGATGAGCAGAGACGATCGGACCAGGGGGCCTTCTGGAAATCGATTCATGCAACGCTCAGCCACCTTTATTGGGCCGACCGCATATGGCTCTCACGCTTCGGCGCAGCAAAGCCACCGGAGGTTCCAATCACAAGCAGCGGGGCGATGATCGAGGATTTCGATATCCTTTGGGCGCAGCGCCAGGAGCTCGACACGGTGCTGATCGAATGGGCGGACGCCATGACGCCCGACGAGATCGCGGGCGATCTGTCCTGGCGCAGCGGCGCAACCGGACGCGATATGACCAAGCCGCGTGCCCTGCTCATCATGCAGATATTCAACCACCAGACTCACCACCGCGGGCAGGTCCACGCTTTGATCACGCGGTTTGGTGAAAAGACAGGCGATACCGATCTCCCGTTCGTGCTGCCGTGA
- a CDS encoding YebC/PmpR family DNA-binding transcriptional regulator, producing the protein MAGHSQFKNIMHRKGRQDAVRSKIFSKLAREITVAAKSGMPDPAMNPRLRLAVNNAKAQSMPKDNIERAIKKAQGGDGENYDEVRYEGYGPGGVAVIVEALTDNRNRTASNVRAIFSKAGGALGETGSVAFMFDRVGEIYYPAKAGDADAVMEAAIEAGAEDVQSDEEGHTIYCAFEDIGEVSTALEAALGEAESVKAVFKPQTNTPVDADKGASLMRMIDNLDDDDDVQNVYANFEMSDEDMAKLSA; encoded by the coding sequence ATGGCCGGCCATTCACAGTTCAAGAACATCATGCACCGCAAGGGCCGTCAGGACGCGGTGCGCTCGAAAATCTTCTCCAAGCTGGCGCGTGAGATCACCGTCGCCGCCAAATCGGGCATGCCCGATCCGGCGATGAACCCGCGCCTGCGCCTGGCGGTGAACAACGCCAAGGCCCAGTCCATGCCCAAGGACAATATTGAACGCGCCATCAAAAAGGCGCAGGGCGGAGACGGGGAGAATTACGACGAGGTCCGCTACGAAGGCTATGGCCCGGGCGGGGTTGCGGTGATCGTCGAAGCCCTGACCGACAATCGCAACCGGACGGCATCGAACGTCCGTGCCATCTTCTCAAAGGCCGGCGGGGCGTTGGGCGAAACCGGTTCGGTCGCCTTCATGTTCGACCGTGTGGGGGAAATCTATTACCCCGCCAAGGCCGGTGATGCCGATGCCGTCATGGAAGCTGCAATCGAGGCGGGTGCCGAGGATGTGCAGTCCGACGAGGAAGGGCACACCATCTATTGCGCCTTTGAAGACATCGGCGAGGTTTCCACAGCGCTCGAAGCTGCGCTCGGAGAGGCCGAAAGCGTCAAGGCTGTGTTCAAGCCCCAGACCAATACGCCCGTCGATGCCGACAAGGGCGCGAGCCTGATGCGCATGATCGACAATCTCGACGATGATGACGATGTCCAGAACGTTTATGCCAATTTCGAGATGAGCGACGAGGACATGGCCAAGCTTTCGGCCTGA
- the tkt gene encoding transketolase, with the protein MTDRAKHDAMANAIRALSMDAVQAANSGHPGLPMGGADIATVLFTKIMKFDPKAPHWPDRDRFVLSAGHGSMLLYSALYLLGYEDMTLDDIRNFRQLGYKTAGHPEYGHADGIETTTGPLGQGLGNSVGMAIAEAHLNAEYGDDLINHFTYVYAGDGCLMEGISQESISLAGHLKLNKLIVIWDNNDITIDGKVSMADSTDQIARFKAVGWNTMEIDGHDPDQIEKALKDAQKSDKPTLISAKTTIGFGSPNKAGTAKAHGSPLGTDEIALAKAQLGWKYGPFEVPEDLMDAWRLAGNRGTKARRAWTDRLNGTDAETRAEFERRMRGDLPEALKTAMADYKHKLAEDKPKKATRASSQDALEVINGVVPETLGGSADLTGSNNTNTSQTLPLTANDYSGRYIHYGIREHGMAAAMNGIALHGGLYPYGGTFLTFTDYCRPSIRLAALMGIRVGFVMTHDSIGLGEDGPTHQPVEHLAALRAIPNLLVFRPADAMEAAECWEIALERFKQPSVLALSRQNLPALRTEFSKDNLCLRGAYSIWGDKDADVVIFGTGSETQLAVEAARELTDEGISARAVSVPSMELFMAQSDDYKRTVFGKARARVAIEAGIEMGWSKLLGEKGRFVGMTGFGASGEINALYKHFGITTKAAVEAAKAQL; encoded by the coding sequence ATGACAGACAGAGCCAAACACGATGCCATGGCCAATGCCATTCGCGCCCTTTCCATGGACGCGGTGCAGGCAGCCAATTCCGGCCATCCGGGACTGCCCATGGGCGGCGCCGACATTGCCACCGTGCTGTTCACAAAGATCATGAAATTCGATCCCAAGGCGCCCCATTGGCCGGACCGCGACCGGTTCGTGCTCTCGGCGGGGCACGGTTCGATGCTGCTTTATTCCGCGCTCTATCTCCTCGGCTACGAGGACATGACGCTCGATGACATCAGGAATTTCCGCCAGCTCGGCTACAAGACCGCAGGTCACCCCGAATACGGCCACGCCGACGGCATCGAAACCACCACGGGGCCGCTGGGCCAGGGCCTTGGCAATTCGGTCGGCATGGCGATCGCCGAAGCCCATCTCAACGCGGAGTATGGCGACGACCTGATCAATCACTTCACCTATGTCTATGCCGGTGACGGGTGCCTGATGGAAGGCATTTCCCAGGAATCGATCTCGCTGGCCGGGCATCTGAAACTCAACAAGCTCATCGTCATCTGGGACAACAACGACATCACCATCGACGGCAAGGTCTCGATGGCAGATTCGACGGACCAGATCGCCCGCTTCAAGGCGGTGGGCTGGAACACCATGGAAATCGACGGCCACGATCCCGACCAGATCGAAAAGGCCCTAAAGGACGCCCAGAAGTCCGACAAGCCGACCCTGATCTCGGCCAAGACGACCATCGGTTTCGGTTCGCCCAACAAGGCCGGAACCGCCAAGGCGCACGGCTCTCCGCTCGGGACTGACGAAATCGCGCTCGCCAAAGCCCAGCTTGGCTGGAAATACGGCCCGTTCGAAGTGCCCGAAGACCTGATGGACGCCTGGCGGCTTGCCGGCAATCGCGGCACCAAGGCACGTCGCGCCTGGACCGATCGGCTCAATGGAACCGATGCGGAGACCAGGGCCGAGTTCGAGCGCCGCATGCGTGGCGACCTGCCCGAGGCGCTCAAGACGGCCATGGCCGACTACAAGCACAAATTGGCCGAGGACAAGCCCAAAAAGGCCACACGCGCATCCTCCCAGGACGCGCTGGAAGTCATCAATGGCGTCGTGCCGGAAACGCTTGGCGGCTCGGCCGACCTGACCGGTTCCAACAACACCAACACGTCCCAGACCCTGCCCCTCACCGCCAACGATTATTCGGGCCGCTATATCCATTACGGCATTCGCGAGCACGGCATGGCCGCGGCCATGAACGGCATTGCACTCCATGGCGGACTTTACCCCTATGGCGGCACATTCCTGACCTTCACCGATTATTGCCGCCCCTCGATCCGCCTCGCGGCGCTCATGGGCATCCGTGTCGGGTTCGTGATGACCCACGATTCCATCGGTCTGGGCGAAGACGGTCCCACCCACCAGCCGGTCGAGCATCTGGCCGCCCTGCGGGCCATTCCCAACCTTCTGGTCTTCCGTCCCGCCGATGCGATGGAAGCCGCCGAATGCTGGGAAATCGCCCTTGAGCGTTTCAAGCAGCCTTCGGTGCTCGCGCTGTCGCGCCAGAACCTGCCGGCCCTGCGCACCGAATTTTCAAAGGACAATCTGTGCCTGCGCGGCGCCTATTCGATCTGGGGTGACAAGGACGCCGACGTGGTGATCTTCGGCACGGGATCGGAAACCCAGCTCGCCGTCGAGGCCGCCAGGGAACTGACCGACGAGGGCATTTCGGCCCGCGCCGTTTCCGTGCCGTCCATGGAGCTGTTTATGGCCCAGTCCGACGATTACAAGCGCACCGTTTTCGGCAAGGCGCGGGCGCGCGTCGCGATCGAGGCGGGCATCGAGATGGGCTGGTCGAAATTGCTCGGCGAGAAAGGCCGTTTCGTCGGCATGACCGGGTTCGGCGCCTCGGGCGAAATCAATGCGCTTTACAAGCACTTCGGTATTACGACCAAAGCCGCTGTTGAAGCGGCCAAAGCCCAACTTTAA
- the ruvC gene encoding crossover junction endodeoxyribonuclease RuvC, with the protein MLNIVRIMGIDPGLRRTGWGIIEAEGNRLRFIACGVLTPAVDQELALRLVHLHEGLMRLIAEHHPTEAAVEETFVNAGARSTLLLGQARGIAVMTPASMGLPVGEYSANLVKKSVVGTGHAEKKQIELMVKTLMPAANFKSADAADALAIAICHAHHRQHRKLAKSA; encoded by the coding sequence ATGTTGAATATCGTGCGAATCATGGGGATCGATCCGGGGCTGCGGCGGACCGGCTGGGGGATCATCGAAGCCGAGGGGAACCGGCTGCGGTTTATCGCCTGCGGGGTTTTGACGCCGGCGGTGGATCAGGAACTCGCACTGCGTCTCGTCCATCTCCATGAGGGGCTGATGCGGCTGATCGCCGAACATCATCCGACAGAAGCGGCGGTTGAGGAAACCTTCGTCAACGCCGGTGCGCGCTCGACGCTGCTTTTGGGCCAGGCGCGCGGCATTGCGGTCATGACACCGGCCTCGATGGGGCTGCCTGTGGGCGAATATTCGGCCAACCTCGTTAAAAAGTCGGTGGTCGGGACCGGTCACGCGGAAAAAAAGCAGATCGAATTGATGGTCAAGACATTGATGCCTGCCGCCAATTTCAAATCGGCCGACGCGGCCGATGCGCTGGCGATTGCCATTTGCCATGCCCACCATCGTCAACACCGCAAACTGGCAAAGAGCGCATGA
- a CDS encoding cell division protein ZapA has translation MAEVSVEINGRKYRMACEDGQETHLSSLATRFNRYIDDYKGTFGEIGDNRLTVMAGIAVVDELVEAERKLEQLRAELQTVTKAGNDVAAEAESMESKFAAKLADVARRIESIATAVDAAGQEPQGNS, from the coding sequence GTGGCTGAAGTCAGTGTTGAAATCAACGGCCGCAAATATCGCATGGCCTGCGAGGATGGCCAGGAAACCCACCTTTCGTCGCTTGCCACCCGGTTCAATCGCTATATCGACGATTACAAGGGCACTTTCGGGGAGATTGGCGACAATCGGCTGACGGTCATGGCCGGGATTGCCGTGGTCGATGAGCTCGTCGAGGCCGAACGCAAGCTCGAGCAGTTGCGTGCCGAGCTTCAGACCGTGACCAAGGCGGGCAATGACGTGGCCGCCGAAGCGGAAAGCATGGAAAGCAAGTTCGCGGCCAAGCTGGCCGATGTCGCCCGCCGCATCGAATCGATTGCCACCGCTGTCGATGCGGCGGGGCAGGAGCCCCAGGGCAACTCGTGA